A region from the Prevotella melaninogenica genome encodes:
- a CDS encoding glycoside hydrolase family 2 TIM barrel-domain containing protein, producing MYKQLLFGLLLSSLTAAPIHADDHPMGGYLFGQATAPTGDEWQSPSALGYNKLPAHALFSSFSSVGEARKVLPEFAKDYLSLNGEWHFHFSKNPDERPKDFFTKGYDDSKWDRLQVPVSWNMAGVQKDGTLKYGVPIYVNQWVIFKYNIEPGDWKKGVMREPPKNYTTYEYRNEVGSFRRSFDIPATWDGKEVYLNFDGVDSFFYLWINGRYVGFSKNSRNTAQFDITPYITKGKNEVAVEVYRSSDGSFLEAQDMFRLPGIFRSVNVTATPKVHVADVKAIPSFADGKGTVDLNTTLQNLTTKNAKDLHLRWSIYKNRLFADDNELVATFEDAKAKTTCSSNGQTNVRQTLTVNNAVAWTAEEPNVYVLVGELMQGKKVVETISFQTGFRTVEIKDTPASQDEFGLAGRYYYINGKPVKLKGVNRHDTNPLTGKVISREQMEREIMLMKRANINHVRTSHYPNDPYFYYLCNKYGIYLESEANIESHEYFYGKASLSHVPEFQAAHVDRVMAMTRQLVNHPSIVIWSLGNEAGPGHNFVVAYDSLKAYDASRPVQYERNNDIVDMGSNQYPSIAWTRDAVKGKMGIKYPFHISEYAHSMGNAVGNLVDYWEAMESTNFFMGGAIWDWIDQSMYNYTKDGKRYLAYGGDFGDTPNDGQFVMNGIIFGDETPKPQYYEVKKVYQYIGTSWKDAKTATLDVFNKNYYSDDLSGYAMSYSLTADGVTVKKGDLELGSVPARSHKSIIIAGLNEGLDPNKEYLLHITYRLKHDMPWAKAGYVQAEEQLPVQVAAVRPAIAAAGKVNMSAVKDNKIVFSGKTFTTTFDLTKGTIYNLQYDDKTIIADGCGPELNAFRAWVNNDNWAYEAWYANGLNNLQHKCTNYTTHANTDGSVSVVFNVESQAPYGYRLEGGNANWKKLIEYKEKPFGKDDFRFNTQVVYTIFPDGSIESESAITSNKPNLTLAKLGYTVRVPKALNLLNYYGRGMVDNYPDRKTGQMIGIYEQQEVEDEFVAFPKPQDTGNHQDTRWLSLTGNNGNDALYGAIFVAKDKMSFSALPWSDNTIAMANHPHELPQSEYTYLHLDMAITGLGGNSCGQGGPLLRDRVMATPHTFGYMIRPMNSVKTTDLVSNANVSLNGATPLTIIRDGEGNVTINANGAKGDIYYRVNGNKKAVKYTGSVSLRDGGTISAWAKENDWLVASQTFSRIESIPLSVVFASSQESGEGDASHLTDGNPSSYWHTMYSVTVANHPHWVDFDCGGMKTIKGFTYLPRQDSNNGNIKKYSIQVSNDGKTWGKAVAEGEFENNRKEKTILLTTPVKTRFVRLTALSEQSGQDFATGAEFKVLEK from the coding sequence ATGTATAAGCAATTACTATTCGGTTTACTATTATCGTCATTAACAGCAGCACCGATACACGCTGATGACCATCCTATGGGAGGTTATCTCTTCGGTCAGGCTACAGCACCAACGGGTGATGAGTGGCAGTCACCCAGTGCATTGGGTTATAACAAGCTGCCAGCGCATGCGTTGTTTTCTTCTTTCTCGTCAGTTGGCGAGGCAAGAAAGGTATTGCCAGAGTTTGCAAAGGACTATCTTTCTCTTAACGGAGAATGGCATTTTCACTTCTCAAAGAACCCTGATGAACGTCCAAAAGACTTCTTCACAAAGGGTTATGATGACAGCAAGTGGGACCGTCTGCAGGTGCCAGTAAGCTGGAATATGGCAGGTGTTCAGAAAGATGGAACACTGAAGTATGGTGTGCCAATCTATGTGAATCAGTGGGTTATCTTCAAATATAACATCGAGCCGGGTGACTGGAAGAAGGGTGTTATGCGTGAACCGCCAAAAAACTACACCACTTACGAATATCGTAACGAAGTGGGTTCGTTCAGAAGAAGCTTTGATATCCCAGCAACTTGGGACGGCAAGGAAGTCTATCTCAACTTTGATGGTGTAGACTCATTCTTCTATTTGTGGATCAACGGTCGTTACGTGGGCTTCTCAAAGAACTCACGCAATACGGCACAATTCGATATTACCCCTTATATCACTAAGGGCAAGAACGAGGTGGCAGTAGAGGTTTATCGCTCGTCAGACGGTAGTTTCCTTGAGGCACAGGATATGTTCCGCTTGCCAGGTATCTTCCGTAGCGTGAACGTAACAGCAACTCCGAAGGTACACGTTGCTGACGTGAAGGCAATCCCTTCATTCGCTGATGGTAAGGGTACTGTCGATCTCAATACAACATTGCAGAACCTCACAACCAAGAATGCAAAAGACTTGCACCTTCGTTGGAGCATCTATAAGAACAGACTCTTTGCTGATGACAACGAGTTAGTGGCAACCTTCGAAGATGCGAAGGCAAAGACCACTTGTAGCAGCAACGGACAGACTAACGTTCGTCAGACACTTACCGTGAACAATGCGGTAGCATGGACAGCAGAAGAGCCAAATGTTTATGTTCTCGTTGGTGAGTTGATGCAAGGAAAGAAGGTAGTTGAAACGATAAGTTTCCAAACTGGTTTCCGTACAGTTGAGATTAAGGATACACCTGCAAGTCAGGACGAGTTCGGTTTGGCTGGAAGATATTACTATATCAATGGTAAACCAGTGAAACTCAAGGGTGTTAACCGCCACGATACCAACCCATTGACGGGTAAGGTTATCTCTCGTGAGCAGATGGAACGTGAGATTATGCTGATGAAGCGTGCGAATATCAACCACGTGCGTACCTCTCACTATCCTAACGACCCTTACTTCTATTATCTCTGCAACAAGTATGGTATCTACTTGGAGAGCGAAGCAAACATCGAGAGTCATGAGTACTTCTATGGCAAGGCATCGCTTTCTCACGTGCCAGAGTTCCAAGCAGCACACGTTGATCGTGTGATGGCAATGACTCGTCAGTTGGTTAACCATCCTTCAATCGTTATTTGGAGTTTGGGTAATGAGGCTGGACCTGGTCATAACTTCGTTGTAGCCTACGACTCTTTGAAGGCTTACGATGCTTCAAGACCAGTACAGTATGAGCGCAACAACGACATCGTAGACATGGGTTCTAACCAGTATCCAAGTATTGCATGGACACGTGATGCGGTGAAGGGAAAGATGGGTATTAAGTATCCTTTCCATATCTCAGAGTATGCCCATTCGATGGGTAACGCTGTTGGTAACCTCGTTGACTATTGGGAGGCAATGGAGTCTACTAACTTCTTCATGGGTGGTGCTATCTGGGACTGGATTGACCAGAGTATGTACAACTACACAAAGGACGGCAAGCGTTACCTCGCTTATGGTGGTGACTTCGGTGATACGCCTAACGATGGACAGTTTGTTATGAATGGTATTATCTTCGGTGATGAGACTCCAAAGCCACAGTATTATGAGGTGAAGAAGGTGTATCAGTATATTGGTACAAGTTGGAAGGACGCTAAGACAGCTACTTTGGATGTATTCAATAAGAACTACTACTCTGATGACCTCAGTGGTTATGCAATGTCTTACAGCCTGACCGCTGATGGTGTAACCGTTAAGAAGGGCGACCTTGAGCTTGGTAGTGTACCAGCAAGAAGTCATAAGAGCATTATAATTGCAGGACTCAACGAGGGTCTTGACCCAAATAAGGAGTACCTCCTCCACATTACCTATCGCCTCAAGCATGACATGCCATGGGCAAAGGCAGGATATGTTCAGGCTGAAGAGCAGTTACCTGTACAGGTAGCAGCGGTTCGTCCAGCTATCGCTGCAGCAGGTAAGGTGAATATGTCTGCCGTAAAGGACAATAAGATAGTCTTCTCTGGCAAGACCTTCACAACGACATTCGACCTCACAAAGGGTACGATTTATAACCTTCAGTACGATGATAAGACTATCATTGCAGATGGTTGTGGACCAGAGTTGAACGCTTTCCGTGCATGGGTTAACAATGACAACTGGGCTTACGAAGCATGGTATGCAAATGGTTTGAACAACCTGCAGCATAAGTGTACTAACTATACAACCCACGCAAATACTGACGGTTCTGTTTCTGTTGTATTCAATGTTGAGTCACAGGCACCTTATGGTTATCGCCTTGAGGGTGGTAATGCCAACTGGAAGAAGCTCATCGAATACAAGGAAAAGCCATTCGGTAAGGACGACTTCCGCTTTAATACGCAGGTGGTTTATACCATCTTCCCTGACGGTAGCATCGAGAGCGAGAGCGCAATAACAAGCAATAAGCCTAATCTCACACTCGCTAAGTTAGGTTATACAGTTCGTGTTCCTAAGGCACTCAACCTGTTGAATTACTATGGTCGTGGTATGGTTGACAACTACCCAGACCGTAAGACAGGTCAGATGATTGGTATCTATGAGCAGCAGGAAGTTGAGGATGAATTCGTTGCCTTCCCTAAACCACAGGATACTGGTAACCATCAGGATACTCGTTGGCTCTCTCTTACAGGTAATAATGGCAACGATGCCCTCTATGGAGCTATCTTCGTGGCAAAGGATAAGATGAGTTTCTCTGCACTTCCTTGGTCGGATAACACCATCGCAATGGCTAACCACCCACACGAATTACCTCAGAGCGAATATACTTATTTGCACCTTGACATGGCAATCACTGGTCTTGGTGGTAATAGTTGTGGACAGGGGGGGCCGTTACTGCGCGATCGTGTCATGGCAACGCCACACACCTTCGGTTATATGATTCGTCCTATGAACTCTGTTAAGACTACTGACCTCGTTAGCAATGCGAATGTAAGTCTTAACGGTGCTACACCACTTACTATCATCCGTGATGGTGAGGGCAATGTGACAATCAATGCAAACGGTGCGAAGGGTGATATCTATTATCGTGTTAATGGCAACAAGAAAGCAGTGAAGTACACTGGTTCTGTAAGCTTGCGCGACGGTGGTACAATCTCAGCTTGGGCAAAGGAGAATGATTGGCTCGTAGCTTCTCAGACCTTCTCACGCATCGAGAGCATTCCATTGTCAGTAGTCTTCGCTTCAAGTCAGGAGAGTGGTGAGGGTGATGCAAGTCATCTTACTGACGGCAATCCAAGCAGCTACTGGCACACAATGTACTCTGTTACTGTGGCTAACCACCCACACTGGGTTGACTTCGACTGTGGTGGCATGAAGACTATCAAGGGCTTCACCTACCTTCCACGTCAGGACAGCAACAATGGTAACATCAAGAAGTACAGCATTCAGGTTAGCAACGACGGCAAGACATGGGGCAAGGCTGTTGCTGAGGGTGAGTTTGAGAACAACAGAAAGGAAAAGACTATCCTTCTCACCACACCAGTTAAGACTCGCTTCGTTCGTCTGACAGCGCTCAGTGAGCAGAGTGGTCAGGACTTCGCAACAGGTGCTGAGTTCAAGGTATTGGAGAAGTAA
- a CDS encoding ATP-binding protein translates to MEIRRDALLKRLIDLRHNGMIKVITGMRRSGKSYLLFKLFSEALKTEGVNDEHIVMVNLEDRRNKVLRDPDRLLEYIDSRLKDSQMHYILLDEVQLVSDFEDVLNSYLQVKNADLYVTGSNARFLSKDIITEFRGRGLEIKVHPLSFLEIRNAKPNEPIENLWIEYMTYGGLPQVVTMASMQEKVDYLQSLFKHTYLKDIKERYDIKLDGDLEELISTLASTVGGLTNPRKLADTFRTVKKSTISQDTIKVYLDYLQDAFIIERALRYDIKGKRYIDTPSKFYFEDLGLRNALLNFRQVERTHLMENAIYNELRARGMSVDVGEVIWNTKDEEGKKIRKTLEVDFVCNQGYKRTYIQSAFSIPDDTKRDQELQSLRRIDDSFQKIVIMGDHSPRYQNEDGILFIDIYDFLMDKGSINSAG, encoded by the coding sequence ATGGAAATAAGACGTGATGCATTACTCAAACGATTGATAGATTTGAGACATAATGGAATGATTAAGGTCATTACTGGTATGAGGAGATCAGGCAAATCATACCTTCTCTTTAAGTTATTTTCAGAGGCTTTAAAAACCGAAGGAGTGAATGACGAACACATTGTTATGGTCAATCTTGAGGATCGCAGAAACAAAGTGTTAAGGGACCCTGATAGGTTACTTGAATATATAGATAGTAGATTAAAAGATAGTCAGATGCACTATATTTTACTTGATGAAGTCCAACTTGTTAGCGATTTTGAAGATGTGCTTAATTCATACTTGCAAGTAAAGAATGCTGATCTATATGTTACGGGGTCTAATGCTCGTTTTCTGTCCAAGGATATAATAACAGAATTTCGAGGTCGTGGTTTGGAGATTAAAGTACATCCCCTTTCCTTTCTTGAAATACGTAATGCAAAGCCGAATGAGCCAATTGAGAATCTTTGGATAGAGTATATGACTTATGGTGGGTTGCCACAGGTAGTCACAATGGCTTCTATGCAAGAGAAAGTAGACTATTTACAAAGTTTGTTTAAGCATACATATTTAAAGGATATAAAAGAACGATATGATATCAAACTGGATGGTGATCTTGAAGAACTGATAAGTACGTTAGCTTCTACTGTGGGTGGTTTGACTAACCCAAGGAAGCTTGCAGACACTTTCCGAACAGTAAAGAAAAGTACGATAAGTCAAGATACCATCAAAGTTTATTTAGACTACTTGCAAGATGCATTTATTATAGAACGTGCGTTACGTTATGATATCAAGGGTAAACGTTATATAGATACGCCTTCCAAGTTTTATTTTGAAGACTTAGGACTGAGAAATGCTCTACTTAACTTTCGTCAAGTAGAAAGAACTCACTTGATGGAAAATGCTATTTATAACGAATTACGTGCTCGTGGGATGTCTGTGGATGTAGGTGAGGTTATTTGGAACACTAAGGATGAAGAAGGGAAGAAGATTAGAAAGACACTTGAAGTAGACTTTGTTTGTAACCAAGGTTATAAGAGAACTTATATTCAATCAGCTTTCAGCATTCCTGATGATACGAAACGTGACCAAGAATTACAATCACTTAGAAGAATAGATGATTCGTTTCAGAAAATTGTTATAATGGGTGATCATAGCCCTCGTTATCAGAATGAAGATGGTATCTTATTTATTGATATCTATGATTTCTTAATGGATAAGGGTTCTATAAATAGTGCTGGTTGA
- a CDS encoding cupin domain-containing protein — MKTIETIKNGKKFTAVNVGKLCDIKDYVLPLGEIEIPGKVFAGQALQATGSEISFQTLVPGQDSGFLHTHKTHEELYFILKGEGEYQVDGEVFPVTEGSIIRVAPEGKRALKNTGNDELLMLCIQYKANSFAEEDAPMNDGVILNDELKW, encoded by the coding sequence ATGAAAACAATTGAAACGATCAAGAACGGTAAGAAGTTTACAGCAGTAAACGTAGGTAAACTCTGTGATATCAAGGACTATGTGCTCCCACTTGGAGAGATTGAGATTCCGGGTAAGGTATTCGCTGGTCAGGCACTGCAAGCAACAGGTAGCGAAATTTCATTCCAGACCCTCGTTCCCGGACAGGACAGTGGTTTCCTTCATACACACAAGACACACGAGGAACTTTATTTTATCCTCAAAGGTGAAGGTGAATATCAGGTTGATGGCGAGGTCTTCCCAGTGACAGAAGGTAGTATTATCCGTGTGGCTCCAGAGGGCAAGCGTGCATTGAAGAACACTGGCAATGACGAACTATTGATGCTCTGCATTCAGTATAAAGCTAACAGCTTTGCTGAGGAAGATGCACCTATGAACGATGGCGTGATACTGAACGATGAACTAAAATGGTAA
- a CDS encoding winged helix-turn-helix transcriptional regulator: MNRNEIRDALYPDCPIRNVLSRVGDKWSMLVLFTLENNNSQRFKELQRNIPDISQKMLTATLKTLEGDGLVSREVFSEIPPRVEYSLTEKGKSLLPLIDNLLSWASENMEDIIESRKQYLLK; this comes from the coding sequence ATGAATAGAAATGAAATAAGAGATGCCCTCTATCCAGATTGTCCTATACGTAATGTACTGTCAAGAGTAGGAGACAAGTGGTCAATGTTGGTGCTTTTTACATTAGAAAACAATAATAGCCAACGCTTTAAGGAACTGCAACGTAATATACCTGACATCTCTCAAAAGATGCTTACAGCAACGCTGAAGACGTTGGAGGGCGATGGACTCGTCAGTCGTGAGGTCTTTTCTGAGATACCACCCCGCGTTGAATATTCGCTTACAGAGAAAGGGAAAAGTCTTCTGCCGCTTATCGACAACCTCCTTTCATGGGCAAGTGAGAATATGGAAGATATCATTGAGTCGAGAAAACAGTATCTGTTGAAGTAG
- a CDS encoding IS1634 family transposase, which produces MHANVQTRFNPATGDMAPYYRIKESYRDVQGHVHSLILLNIGFEPSLTAVQVRKIAYALTERFKNRSTPSLFKEHLDGLTPIEQAKADEWWSRMEQEGGIDRFNKEEQKSLRKYENYVDLETAKYTDARNVGAEWLCKQTIDKLQLEGFLRRNGWTENTIRTALSALIVRTVYAVSERSSYYYLRDNSAAGELYSGVPGWTPGINSLYKVTDKLYELKEQLERHLCNVTDDLFNIDNKLMLFDLTNFYFEGSKRNSDKAKFGRSKEKRSDCKLLVLALCINKEGFIRYSSILEGNTADPKSLPDMIDTLAKKNPSRTKDTLVVMDAGVATEENLELIKRKGYNYLCVSRTKMKDYTLSDDNRSVTVMDARRQKITLKEVKTEDDKDYYLEITSPSKAMTESSMNRVWRERFEMELQRINDGISKKGGTKTYEKVVERTGRAIQKYPSIAKFYQISYIKDEKKPKQMLRIDWEIKDLSAMESGHGIYFLRSNVRTLDERVTWEYYNLIREIECTNRQLKNDLNLRPIYHQKDERSDAHLFFGLLAYWVVNTIRCQLKREGESCYWTEIVRRMSTQKLVTTKGKNPLGENIEMRQCSNPSKQAKQIYDKLNLKHSPYKKNKICRTQSP; this is translated from the coding sequence ATGCACGCAAATGTACAGACACGATTCAACCCTGCAACAGGCGACATGGCTCCTTATTATCGCATCAAGGAGTCATATCGTGACGTGCAGGGTCATGTACATTCGCTAATTTTGTTGAACATCGGTTTTGAACCTTCACTTACTGCCGTACAGGTTCGAAAAATTGCATACGCACTTACCGAACGCTTCAAAAACAGAAGTACACCCTCGCTTTTCAAGGAACATCTTGACGGACTTACTCCTATTGAACAGGCAAAGGCTGACGAATGGTGGAGCCGTATGGAGCAAGAAGGTGGAATCGATAGGTTTAACAAGGAAGAGCAGAAGTCGCTGAGAAAATATGAGAACTACGTTGACCTTGAGACGGCAAAATATACTGACGCAAGGAATGTCGGTGCTGAGTGGCTCTGCAAGCAGACGATAGACAAACTGCAATTAGAGGGTTTCCTGCGCAGAAACGGCTGGACGGAGAATACGATCCGCACGGCTTTGTCAGCATTGATTGTTCGCACAGTATATGCAGTTTCTGAACGTTCGTCTTATTATTATTTGCGCGATAACTCAGCTGCTGGTGAACTTTATAGTGGAGTTCCTGGCTGGACACCAGGAATCAATTCTCTGTATAAAGTCACTGACAAATTATATGAACTAAAGGAACAGTTAGAGCGTCATCTGTGCAACGTTACTGACGATCTCTTTAATATAGACAACAAGTTGATGCTCTTCGACTTAACCAACTTCTATTTCGAGGGCAGTAAGCGTAACAGCGACAAGGCTAAGTTCGGTCGGTCAAAAGAAAAACGCTCTGACTGTAAGCTACTTGTACTTGCACTATGTATCAATAAAGAAGGTTTTATACGTTATTCTTCTATCTTGGAGGGTAATACAGCAGACCCCAAGTCTCTGCCCGATATGATTGACACGCTGGCAAAGAAGAATCCATCACGGACAAAGGATACGCTCGTTGTCATGGATGCAGGTGTTGCCACGGAAGAGAACTTGGAGCTGATTAAAAGAAAAGGTTACAATTATCTCTGCGTATCTCGTACGAAAATGAAGGACTATACGCTCAGTGATGATAACAGGAGTGTTACGGTAATGGATGCCCGTCGGCAGAAGATAACGCTGAAAGAGGTTAAGACAGAGGATGACAAGGATTATTATCTCGAAATAACATCTCCTTCGAAAGCTATGACAGAGTCGTCCATGAACAGGGTCTGGAGAGAGCGTTTTGAGATGGAACTGCAGAGAATAAACGATGGAATCTCTAAGAAAGGTGGAACGAAAACCTATGAAAAGGTTGTTGAACGTACAGGACGTGCCATACAGAAGTACCCATCTATAGCGAAGTTCTATCAGATAAGCTACATAAAAGATGAGAAGAAACCCAAGCAGATGCTGCGCATAGACTGGGAGATAAAAGACCTCTCCGCAATGGAATCTGGTCACGGAATATACTTCCTCCGCAGCAATGTCAGGACACTTGATGAGCGCGTGACATGGGAATACTACAATCTCATTCGTGAGATAGAATGCACGAACAGGCAACTAAAGAATGATCTCAACCTCCGTCCTATCTATCATCAGAAAGATGAGAGAAGCGACGCACACCTCTTCTTCGGTTTATTAGCCTATTGGGTGGTAAACACCATCCGTTGTCAATTAAAACGAGAAGGAGAATCCTGTTACTGGACCGAGATTGTACGACGTATGAGCACCCAGAAGCTCGTCACAACAAAAGGGAAGAATCCATTAGGTGAGAACATCGAGATGCGCCAATGTAGTAATCCTTCGAAGCAAGCAAAACAGATATACGATAAGCTGAACTTAAAACACTCACCATACAAAAAGAATAAAATTTGTAGGACACAGAGTCCATAA